A DNA window from Ipomoea triloba cultivar NCNSP0323 chromosome 10, ASM357664v1 contains the following coding sequences:
- the LOC116032031 gene encoding uncharacterized protein LOC116032031 isoform X2 → MAAALRSLLFVFFLILSKPLPSSSIPLSFSQYQTLVSLSHSLLHRVANLRADRGDDLGAARARIIARSIERGLGLGFWKLMWTLGWDYARNYAWSDTMSFEMLGAVSDLNELLRALGELTRVGSDRERVAWVTRNYGNVLRIAKALSGRLLKVFRQSGPLREVMETVQKEIVEGDLLKDCLELGGNDFKGLIQVLKDIALQYSTSTRTDL, encoded by the exons ATGGCCGCCGCACTACGCTCTCTCTTGTTCGTCTTCTTCCTCATCCTCAGCAAGCCATTGCCTTCTTCTTCGATTCCTCTCTCCTTTTCTCAGTACCAAACCCTCGTCTCCCTCTCTCACTCACTCCTCCACCGCGTTGCCAATCTCCGCGCCGATCGCGGCGATGACCTCGGCGCCGCCCGGGCGCGGATCATCGCCCGAAGCATCGAGCGAGGGCTTGGGCTGGGGTTCTGGAAGCTTATGTGGACGCTCGGATGGGACTACGCTCGGAACTACGCTTGGAGTGATACGATGTCGTTCGAGATGCTTGGCGCCGTCTCGGACTTGAACGAGCTGCTGAGAGCTTTGGGAGAGTTGACTCGGGTTGGGTCGGATCGGGAGCGGGTGGCGTGGGTGACTCGGAATTACGGAAATGTCCTTCGAATTGCCAAGGCTCTCTCCGGTAGACTGCTCAAGGTGTTTCGTCAATCT GGTCCTTTGAGGGAAGTAATGGAGACGGTCCAAAAAGAAATAGTGGAGGGGGACTTATTGAAGGACTGCCTGGAGTTGGGTGGCAACGATTTCAAGGGTTTGATCCAAGTTTTGAAGGATATTGCTTTGCAATATAGCACCTCCACTCGAACTGATTTATGA
- the LOC116032031 gene encoding uncharacterized protein LOC116032031 isoform X1, giving the protein MAASLRSFIFLFFLILIKPTPSSSSIPLPLSNHQILLSLSHSLLARVANHRAARGDAVGAARARSIARVMDRGLGMGLWEFTWSLGRDYARKFSLRDTMSFEMVGAVSDLNELVGALGELTQVRSESERVAWVNRNSGNVIRIAKSLSGRLLKTIRQSGPLREVMETVQKEIVEGDLLKDCLELGGNDFKGLIQVLKDIALQYSTSTRTDL; this is encoded by the exons ATGGCGGCCTCGCTTCGCTCTttcatcttcctcttcttcctcatcctcatcaaaccaaccccttcttcttcttcgatcCCCTTACCATTATCTAACCACCAAATCCTCCTCTCCCTCTCTCACTCACTCCTCGCCCGCGTCGCCAACCACCGCGCCGCGCGCGGCGATGCCGTCGGCGCCGCCCGGGCGCGGTCCATAGCCCGAGTCATGGACAGAGGGCTTGGCATGGGGTTGTGGGAGTTTACGTGGAGTCTGGGGCGGGACTATGCCCGGAAATTCTCGTTGAGAGATACGATGTCGTTTGAGATGGTCGGCGCCGTCTCCGACTTGAACGAGCTGGTCGGAGCTTTGGGCGAGTTGACGCAGGTTAGATCGGAATCGGAGAGGGTGGCGTGGGTGAATCGGAATTCAGGAAACGTCATTAGAATCGCCAAGTCGCTCTCCGGTAGATTGCTTAAGACAATCCGTCAATCA GGTCCTTTGAGGGAAGTAATGGAGACGGTCCAAAAAGAAATAGTGGAGGGGGACTTATTGAAGGACTGCCTGGAGTTGGGTGGCAACGATTTCAAGGGTTTGATCCAAGTTTTGAAGGATATTGCTTTGCAATATAGCACCTCCACTCGAACTGATTTATGA
- the LOC116031935 gene encoding GDSL esterase/lipase At5g45670-like: protein MFFAMASGKLITACSWVVLGVSVIVVAMIGGGEAQPQVPCLFIFGDSLVDNGNNNNINSLAKANYLPYGIDFPRGPTGRFSNGKTTVDAVAQLLGFNEDDIPPYARARGQQILRGVNYASAAAGIRDETGQQLGGRTSFSGQVNNYKTTVRQLVQLLGDENSTANYLSKCIFSVGVGSNDYLNNYFMPLYYSSSRRYTPQQFADLLIQQYTQQLRILYNYGARKFALIGVGQIGCSPNALAQNSADGKTCVKRINDANQMFNNNLRQLVDSSNRNTPDAKFIYINAYGIFQDLIDNPSAFGFKVTNAGCCGVGRNNGQITCLPLQNPCPNRNEYVFWDAFHPGEAANIIVGRRSYTAQKPSDAYPYDISRLAQA, encoded by the exons ATGTTCTTCGCTATGGCTTCTGGGAAGCTTATTACTGCATGTTCTTGGGTGGTTTTAGGTGTGAGTGTGATAGTAGTGGCGATGATAGGGGGAGGTGAAGCTCAGCCGCAGGTTCCATGTTTGTTCATATTTGGAGATTCTTTGGTGGATAAtgggaacaacaacaacattaacTCTCTGGCTAAGGCTAATTACCTTCCTTATGGCATTGATTTCCCTAGAGGTCCTACTGGGAGATTCTCCAATGGTAAAACCACCGTTGATGCTGTTG CTCAACTTCTTGGGTTCAACGAGGACGACATTCCGCCGTATGCGAGGGCTAGAGGCCAGCAAATTCTTAGAGGAGTGAACTATGCTTCTGCGGCTGCCGGAATTAGAGACGAAACCGGCCAACAAttg GGTGGAAGGACAAGCTTTTCTGGGCAGGTAAATAACTACAAGACCACAGTAAGGCAACTGGTGCAACTGCTGGGGGATGAGAACTCCACGGCAAATTATTTGAGCAAATGCATTTTCTCAGTGGGAGTTGGGAGCAATGACTATCTTAACAACTACTTCATGCCTCTGTACTACTCCTCCAGCAGGCGGTACACTCCTCAGCAATTTGCTGATCTTCTTATTCAGCAATACACCCAGCAACTTCGG ataTTGTACAACTATGGAGCAAGGAAGTTTGCGTTGATAGGAGTGGGGCAAATCGGGTGCAGCCCAAATGCTCTGGCCCAAAACAGCGCCGACGGCAAAACCTGCGTAAAAAGAATCAACGACGCAAATCAGATGTTCAACAACAACCTCAGGCAACTCGTCGATTCCTCAAACAGGAACACGCCGGATGCAAAGTTCATTTACATAAATGCCTACGGAATTTTCCAGGACTTAATTGACAACCCCTCAGCTTTTG GTTTTAAAGTGACGAATGCGGGATGTTGCGGTGTGGGGAGGAACAACGGCCAAATTACTTGTCTACCCCTCCAGAATCCGTGCCCCAACAGAAACGAATACGTATTTTGGGATGCTTTTCATCCAGGCGAAGCAGCGAATATCATAGTCGGAAGAAGATCTTACACCGCTCAAAAGCCGTCCGATGCCTATCCATATGACATCAGCCGCCTTGCACAAGCTTGA